Proteins from one Phoenix dactylifera cultivar Barhee BC4 unplaced genomic scaffold, palm_55x_up_171113_PBpolish2nd_filt_p 000544F, whole genome shotgun sequence genomic window:
- the LOC120106400 gene encoding tRNA (guanine-N(7)-)-methyltransferase-like, which yields MLKSDNNNMQHNGRSARLPRKRFYRARAHSNPLSDSHFPIPIIPADMDYSQHFPYFFPSRSSDDDDGSAPPRKIRFADIGCGFGGLLVGLSPLFPDTLMIGMELRDKVTEYVKERILALRAANPGQYENISVVRTNSMKYVPNYFEKGQLSKMFFLFPDPHFKEKNHRRRVISLQLLDEYAYALEVGGIIYTITDVDELGDWMRSCLEDHPLFEAVPEEELEADPVVRLLSSATEEGQKVARNGGQTFRAVYRRISEKE from the exons ATGTTGAAGAGCGATAACAATAACATGCAGCACAACGGCCGGTCTGCTCGGCTTCCCAGGAAACGCTTCTACAGAGCTCGAGCCCACAGCAATCCTCTCAGCGACTCTCACTTCCCCATTCCCATCATCCCCGCCGATATGGACTATTCGCAACATTTCCCTTACTTCTTCCCCTCGAGGAGTTCTGATGATGACGATGGTAGCGCGCCACCCCGCAAGATTCGATTTGCCGACATTGGTTGTGGGTTTGGTGGGTTGCTTGTCGGCCTCTCCCCCCTCTTCCCTGACACTCTAATGATTGGAATGGAGCTCAGAGATAAG GTTACTGAATATGTGAAAGAGCGGATATTGGCTTTGAGAGCTGCAAATCCGGGGCAGTATGAGAATATTTCAGTTGTTCGCACCAATTCTATGAAATATGTACCCAATTACTTTGAGAAGGGGCAGCTGTCAAAGATGTTCTTTCTGTTCCCGGATCCCCACTTCAAGGAGAAGAACCACCGGCGCCGGGTGATTAGCCTTCAGCTGCTCGATGAATACGCATATGCATTGGAGGTTGGAGGTATCATATACACAATTACGGATGTGGACGAGCTTGGAGATTGGATGAGATCTTGCTTGGAGGACCACCCTTTGTTCGAAGCTGTTCCAGAGGAAGAACTTGAAGCAGACCCTGTTGTTAGGTTGTTATCTTCTGCTACTGAGGAAGGCCAGAAGGTGGCGAGAAATGGGGGCCAGACATTCCGGGCTGTATACAGGCGCATATCAGAAAAGGAATAA
- the LOC103710031 gene encoding cyclin-D2-1-like isoform X2 has translation MPLPLSDDSGSFCDLLCSEDAGALAEDLPGYSTEPEFAEGSDESIAGFIEGEADYSPRFDYPDRFRSRSLDTFARQESIAWILKVHEYYRFRPLTAYLAVNYMDRFLSSHQLPSNGWALQLLSVACLSLAAKMEETLVPSLLDLQVEGPRFIFEPRTICRMELLVLTALNWRLRSVTPFTFIDFFAYKVDPTGTHARYLVSRATHIILAMIHAAAAIVCAAGEAQDLALVSPGVAVHWCVGLTEEPIASCYQLMLRAAIDHKKRKPPMILSQLRVTTPLSVDSGVSSSTSSPSSPPNKRRKLHNCCL, from the exons ATGCCGCTACCCCTCTCCGATGACTCGGGCTCGTTCTGCGATCTCCTATGCAGCGAGGACGCCGGAGCGCTCGCCGAGGACCTGCCGGGTTACTCCACCGAGCCCGAGTTCGCGGAGGGATCGGACGAGTCCATCGCCGGGTTCATAGAAGGGGAGGCCGACTACTCGCCCCGGTTCGACTACCCGGACCGGTTCCGGTCCCGCTCGCTCGACACCTTCGCCCGCCAGGAGTCCATCGCCTGGATTCTCAAG GTGCACGAATACTATCGCTTCCGCCCACTAACGGCGTATCTTGCCGTTAACTACATGGATCGGTTCCTCTCTTCTCACCAATTACCT TCAAATGGATGGGCTTTGCAACTCTTATCAGTGGCTTGCCTCTCCCTGGCTGCAAAGATGGAGGAAACTCTGGTTCCATCCCTTTTAGACCTTCAG GTTGAGGGTCCAAGGTTCATCTTCGAGCCTCGAACAATATGCCGAATGGAGCTTCTCGTCCTCACTGCATTAAATTGGAGGCTTCGATCCGTGACACCTTTTACGTTTATTGATTTCTTTGCTTACAAGGTTGATCCCACGGGAACGCATGCAAGATACCTGGTTTCACGGGCTACTCACATTATTTTAGCAATGATTCATG CTGCAGCTGCCATAGTTTGTGCTGCTGGTGAGGCTCAGGATTTGGCTCTTGTCAGCCCTGGAGTTGCAGTGCATTGGTGCGTTGGACTGACTGAG GAGCCGATAGCTAGTTGCTACCAACTAATGCTACGAGCTGCTATCGATCACAAGAAGAGAAAGCCACCGATGATCCTGTCGCAGCTCAGAGTGACAACCCCACTTAGCGTGGACTCGGGAGTCTCCTCTTCCACATCTTCTCCATCTTCCCCACCCAATAAAAGGAGGAAGCTACACAACTGCTGCCTGTGA
- the LOC103710031 gene encoding cyclin-D2-1-like isoform X1 gives MPLPLSDDSGSFCDLLCSEDAGALAEDLPGYSTEPEFAEGSDESIAGFIEGEADYSPRFDYPDRFRSRSLDTFARQESIAWILKVHEYYRFRPLTAYLAVNYMDRFLSSHQLPSNGWALQLLSVACLSLAAKMEETLVPSLLDLQVEGPRFIFEPRTICRMELLVLTALNWRLRSVTPFTFIDFFAYKVDPTGTHARYLVSRATHIILAMIHDIDLLNHCPSSIAAAAIVCAAGEAQDLALVSPGVAVHWCVGLTEEPIASCYQLMLRAAIDHKKRKPPMILSQLRVTTPLSVDSGVSSSTSSPSSPPNKRRKLHNCCL, from the exons ATGCCGCTACCCCTCTCCGATGACTCGGGCTCGTTCTGCGATCTCCTATGCAGCGAGGACGCCGGAGCGCTCGCCGAGGACCTGCCGGGTTACTCCACCGAGCCCGAGTTCGCGGAGGGATCGGACGAGTCCATCGCCGGGTTCATAGAAGGGGAGGCCGACTACTCGCCCCGGTTCGACTACCCGGACCGGTTCCGGTCCCGCTCGCTCGACACCTTCGCCCGCCAGGAGTCCATCGCCTGGATTCTCAAG GTGCACGAATACTATCGCTTCCGCCCACTAACGGCGTATCTTGCCGTTAACTACATGGATCGGTTCCTCTCTTCTCACCAATTACCT TCAAATGGATGGGCTTTGCAACTCTTATCAGTGGCTTGCCTCTCCCTGGCTGCAAAGATGGAGGAAACTCTGGTTCCATCCCTTTTAGACCTTCAG GTTGAGGGTCCAAGGTTCATCTTCGAGCCTCGAACAATATGCCGAATGGAGCTTCTCGTCCTCACTGCATTAAATTGGAGGCTTCGATCCGTGACACCTTTTACGTTTATTGATTTCTTTGCTTACAAGGTTGATCCCACGGGAACGCATGCAAGATACCTGGTTTCACGGGCTACTCACATTATTTTAGCAATGATTCATG ATATTGACTTGCTGAATCACTGCCCATCATCAATAGCTGCAGCTGCCATAGTTTGTGCTGCTGGTGAGGCTCAGGATTTGGCTCTTGTCAGCCCTGGAGTTGCAGTGCATTGGTGCGTTGGACTGACTGAG GAGCCGATAGCTAGTTGCTACCAACTAATGCTACGAGCTGCTATCGATCACAAGAAGAGAAAGCCACCGATGATCCTGTCGCAGCTCAGAGTGACAACCCCACTTAGCGTGGACTCGGGAGTCTCCTCTTCCACATCTTCTCCATCTTCCCCACCCAATAAAAGGAGGAAGCTACACAACTGCTGCCTGTGA